The following nucleotide sequence is from Salvia splendens isolate huo1 chromosome 2, SspV2, whole genome shotgun sequence.
gaaaagaaaatacaaaataaatagtagtagtaattgaaaagaaaaagaaattaagaaaaataaaataaaagagatgaaaatGACTCATTTTGTTTAAAATATCCCGAAACGAAATATGATCCAATAATTTTAGACAGGTCGCAGATGGAGTATGTATTGATATCAGTTTTAGGGATATTATTCAAGGACTGGCATTAATACACCAAAAAAAATGTGATGGAATATCTCTAGCACTAAAATTTCAATTCAAATAACCCAACTTTATAGAGTCTGTGTCACAAATATAGCACGAGTCCAATTGAGATCAGGTTGAGCTTGAGCCGATCAATCCATATTTTTGTCCtctaattttcaaatttcattacTTTTTTTGCTTCTAGATTTTTGTAGATGCTCATGGAGTGTGTTTTGGTTTGAATTCCAAAAGTTCATATTTAACACCTTTTATACATAATAAGAAAATTGTGTGCTTAAATAAAACACCAACAATGTACTAGTAAGAAATCTGATGAGTTGGAGAATAAGATAGCTATGTTAAAAACAAGGATATATGAGGAGGCCACTTCATTCAACAACGTAAAatacaaatttcaaaaaatgtCATTTGCACCACAAAAATCAATCTAAATAGAAAAACTAAAACAAGAATTTACCTGTTTTCTTAGTTAGATGATGGGTATGCCAAGCTTACAAGGTTCGTCTGAGATTTGAGACTCAATCGAGAGGTCCCAAGCAAAGCAGCTCAGCTCATTGCCTAAGCAACAAGACAAACTCATGCATCTGCCCACGGAAAGAGTATCTTAACAAGAGTAAACTGAGGATCCAAAGAACGAGAGGGAGTAATGAAGAGGAAATCGTGAAATACTAGTTTATCACTTCAAATTTCATACAGTACATTTTTCAACCACAAAAGCAAGTAGATAGATTATCAGTAGTAATTGCATGGGTGCAAGTTAGCATTATCAAAATGCCATCCCCCAGCAGAAATTCACTGACATTTAGAATGATTCAGACATAAATGAGTTCACAATAACTAAGGAACTCAGAAACTACTATCAGCAGTCATCAGTCATGATGatgatcatcatcatcacctCTTTTTGAAGCCATACTTCTTGCGCTCATAGAATAGATCCGTTTTAGCACTACCCAGATTCACTATCTTGGGGCACCCATCCCTGTCCTTCTCCAGCTGAGTGCATTCCTTGCAGTAGTAGGCATCAGAGATCCCCACCCCACCACAGATAACGCACCGGCCTTGGAAAGACCCATAGTTGCACTCATCACATATCCTCACAAGGGTGCAAGGGCGAACATAGGAGTCGCATATCACACACTTGCCATCATCTTTCTCACACAGCCTTCCAATGGCAATGCCCGGTTGCTTACGACACATGATCAAGTCAGGATGATGTTTAGCCATACTTCTTCAACCCTTTGATCACTATCCTCTGCACATATTAACAGACTTATAACTATGTATCATTTCATATAAAAcagcaaacaaattaatttccTTCGTTAAGCATAAAACCCTAATCACAATTGACAGATACACTTGGTGAATTGAAATTCAGCCATCCAGAAATCAAAATCCCAAATACCATATCTGAAACAGGCTTTCATAAAACATCAGCATCAACTTTATTTACCTCAATAACCATTTACAGAGACTATCTAAGAGGACAAAACTATAAACTGACCAAATTAGCAGCTCGAAACTGGGAACAGAGAGAGCTCCCACATAACAACTGAaggaaaatccatgatttacatCGTCAATGATATTACTTCCCCTTATTCCCGTTTAGCTTCCACGAATATCAGATATCTACTTTCAGTGTCTATTGACTATTGATAACTGGAAATCATGCAAAGCTAGCCTTGGCAACCAAATTTATcagaatcaaaataaatactTATAAACATCATACTCGCAAAATCAAAAACGAAAACTAAATgctaaaaggaaaataaattaGTGTTCGCCTCATTTTTGCATAAAATGTTAACCAAATTAGACAAACTAATAGAAGCTCATAACTGGAACGGAAAGCTCCAAAATAACAACTAATGGAAAATCAATCACTTGCATAATCAGTGGTAAACATTCTAACTTTTTTCTATTTAGATTCCATGACTATCATCACTCTACTTTCAGTCTCTATGGACTATTGATAACTGGAAATCATGCAAAGCTAGCCTTGACAGCTCAATTCATcacaatcaaaataaaaacatatgaACATCAAAATCATAGAACCAAGAAAGAATACTAAAAGCTAAAACCTCATTTTTGCAAAGAGATTAACACACTGAATAAATGAACTAGGGCGGGGTATCCCCTGCTGAAAGATTGTTCAATTGTGTCTGGCAGCAGATCGAACATAAATAGAGAGAGAAGGGATGAACCTGCGGCGGCAAAAGAGTGCGAAATGAAATCCAAAAAAGGAGATAGAAGGAGAGCAGAGATGAACCTGCGGCGGCGAAGAGTGCGAATTGAAATCCCAAAAATGAGGTTACTGCGTTCGATTTCTAATTTCCCTTTTCAAGTGAAACTTTATATATTTACAGTTTAACCActcaataattcaaaataacATTTTCTACTTCCAAAACTATAACAAATCCCATCGGCCCAAAAGTATGAATTAAGCCAATGGGCCTAAGCTGGGCTTAtggattaaaaatttaaaagcaatactttattctcttcattaatctattttactatattttcatttaattcactaaacacaATTATCTTATATTTTGCATCCATAAAAAACCGTATCAACTTATAATACTACGAATTTATGATAGAGGTTGCGATAAATTTTTCTAGTACTTGTTCAAATTTGAATCCAACAGTACACGAGGACGAAAAAAATTCTgatagtattttattattagttacAACTACTCAATATAACTAATTTTGCTACTCAACCAAACAAACTAGACTCATGAAATCAGCAgcactaaataaaaaaatccaaaaccaaattcaatttaaaatccAACAATGGCAAAGTATGCGGCAGCACAAATTGTATTTTTTTCACTCCACTGCAAATAATTCTCTTCATAGTggtaaaataattaaaacttaAGAATTTGCTACATTAACggtaaaacttaaaaaaaattattttgggCGAAATTTCAGTGGTGGGCATTACAAAAATTTCCAATAACTTGATGGAAATAAAAGGTCGAAGCAATTTTTGTGCGTAATTTCGCTTTGTGAACATTACGAGATTATTTGTGACAAGAAAGTGTTTGCAAAACTGAGAATTTGCAAAGTAGTAGCAATTTGGCAATTAAAAGTTGAATTGTAATCGAAATGGCCACACAAACGAAATATATATTCCAAGTTTCCACTAAAATCCAAGCAAAAGAGCATACAACAATCTAGAGAATAGTCTAGCAACACTGGATTTAAACTCAGTAAAATAAACCCTAATTAACATCTGACGCAATTGCCAACCCTAGCAGCTCAGCCGCCAAATCCGTAGAGAGTGCGGCCCTGCCTCTTGAGGGCGTATACGACGTCCATCGCCGTCACGGTTTTCCGGCGAGCGTGCTCGGTGTAGGTCACAGCGTCACGGATGACGTTCTCGAGGAAGATCTTGAGCACGCCGCGGGTCTCCTCGTAGATGAGGCCGCTGATACGCTTGACGCCGCCACGACGCGCCAGACGGCGGATCGCCGGCTTGGTGATACCCTGGATGTTGTCCCTCAGCACCTTGCGGTGGCGCTTAGCGCCGCCCTTCCCCAATCCTTTTCCGCCTTTTCCTCTTCCCGACATCTTTGGCTGGAGCTCCGGCTGTGAAAATTGGGGATGAATTTGTTTTGAAATGTGGAATGATTTTTAGAGGGAGGAGTGGGGATTGAATATATTTGGTTGTTGGGGAATTATGTACCGTTGGATTAGATTGTTTTTGGACGGCTAGAGATGAGGGTCCGCGTTTAATGATAAGAGTTCGTCGACCGTTGATTATGGGTCCTGCGTAGGAGATTTCACCGTTAGATGTGCGTAGCGGATTGTGGGAgaaatgtgtttttatgagCTCAAATTTAGAGTTGTCAACTGGCCCAGCTCGGCCCAGGACCAGGGTTTGAAACGAGCTGTGCCGGGCCGGGCTTATTTTCATATATCTCAACCCAGCCCAGACCCACTTGGTCAGTGGGCCGAGCTGGGCGGGGCTGAACTGGGTCGGGCTTTGACAATGTAATAATACtcaacataaacaaaaaatttcttAAATGTAAATACTTCaattgaaaattacaaaaaatattacAGGTTCGAAGAGTTAATCCGGATAATTTTTCCAATCAAAAGTAAAGTTGGATCATTAGTACTTGAATAGTAATAATCCgttattggaaaataaaatctCTCGATATCCGGCTCTTGATCTTCTGGTGCATTAATTACCGAATCTGGTTCGccatcttcatcttcttgaCCTTCTTCTTTCATTTCTGACATTCTATATCTTTCGAGCCTCTTCAACTTGTTCAATCGAAATTCTTCATCCATCCAATTCTTCAAAAGCATTCAAAATTTGATAGATTTTGGCATCAATCGAGTTATTCTATCTGTCACTGTTCTTGCACCTGCACTAAAAGCACTTTCGGATGCTACACTAGACATTGACATGTTAGTAGATCACGTGCAATCATAGATAAAATAGGATAATTTTTTTGTTCCATTTTCCACCAATGTAGAATATCAAAATCCTCAGAATTTTCCACTAAATCTAAGCTTAAATAATGTTTAAGCTCATTTGTTGATCTAGTACCAGAATCActtttcctcttttttattttacctaGAAGTGCACAACTAGATGAACAATCACTGCTGTTTTTGTTGGAAGAAGATGGAATAGCAGTTGTCAATGTATTTTTAAAACAAGAGGTATATGAACCAACTAACAAATTCAAACAATCCCCCAATTGATCATTTGTTATAGGATTTTCAATACAAAAACACGAGTAATATTCTTCAAGATAAACCTCACAACCATCCTTTTTTGCATCTTGgataaaaaatataagaaaaaatagcACAAAAAGGAACATTTTGATAATACTTTTTCCATTTAATCTCCATCTTTCCAATAATGTCTTTCACATTTTCCATATATCTATGCTCATCAAAAATTTTAACAATGTTAACCAATTCACGCAACATAATATTGGAAGTAGGATAACAACTATCGGACATAACATTAGTCATATCACTAAACGTTTGTAAAAGAGGTATTAATATGTTAACAATCTCCCAATTCTTCTCACTAATAGCACTAATGCTagaatttttttctttcatatagcgtattattattattgaagaATAGGGTTTAGCTTCCATTAACATTCTATAAGTTGAAGACCACCTCGTTTTTACATCAATATACggaattttaaatttcattttcacaCTTTTAACCATCCTCCTATACTTTTGCAACCTAACCGAAGATGATGTAATGAATAGTAAAAAATCTCGTATAAGATCAATATGAGGTCTAATACTTTGCAGTCCATCACATACACATAGGACATGACAAACACAACGAATGTGAAAAAAATTTGCATCAAAATTTGGCttcaaaaattcaataaaatactCTATAGCTTTGCCATTATTTGTTGCATTGTCTAATGTAATAGACATAATTTTATCACTTATTTCCCAATAATTCAAACAAGACATAACAGCTTGATATATAGATATACCATCATGTGGATGCTCAAGcaataaaaaatcaattattcttttttccaacatgaaattttcatttatcCAATGGGTTGTAACACATAAATAATGCAAACCTTTTCTACCAAGCCATAAGTCGGTAGTTAAAGAAATTTTAGAAAACAATGTTTTCAAAGCAATAATTtcaaattcatatattttgtaACCATCTTTGTAAAAAAGTGTTTCGTGAAACACTTTTAAAACGAGGTtgcatttttttcataaaatttgcaaAATATTGAGTTTCCACTAAATTAAAAGGAAGTTCAGCTCCTATAACAAGTTTAGCAAGTTCAATTCTCACTTCATCTTGTTTATATGCACAATTTATAACAGTACCACTAGATGAAATATCTAAATTTTGTTGTCTACTATCATCTAACAAGTCATTATCTTCACAATTATTGTGATGATTATTCAAATGTCTAGTTAAAGTACCAATGCCATAATTAACTTTAAAAGCAAATTTGACCTTACAGAGCTTACAAGCTGCTTTTTCATCATTCAAGGTAAAATAATTCCACACTTTACTAGTCTTAGATCTAACTGGTGGTTTTTTTAACTCCAATAGAAGTTTGGGTTTCAACAAAAGTGGTTTGGTCCTCCTATAAGTTTACATGTTGTGGCTGTGATGCAGATTCTGAAAAAAGAGGAACATACTCATTTTGTGGTGTTCTAGAAGATGAACTAGGATACATTCCCAtaaatcttttcatttttaagatATAAAATAGCCAAGAAATAAACAGGCAATGAAGctataacaaaattaaacaaataaatcacaaCTGGAGCAAAATTAGCTATATAAAAAATCAACAGTAACAAATATTAAACTAGaacaattatataaatcaaaaattaaaacaaaccaTGTGATTATTGGCAGTTTAGCAATACTAAATCAGACAAATGATACTTTGATTGGATGATTCTCGACAACACCAAATCCACCAGATGAACAGTTGGATGAAGATGGATGATTCTCGACAACAATGATTGAGGATGCAGAGAATAAGAGTAAGAGAATTGGAGTAGGGATGAAGATGGAATGGAGAATACAATTACATGTATTTATAGGAGAATTAGAGAAGAACAATTAAGATTATACCGTTGAAAACTTGGACTTGGAGAATCGAAAATAGTGAAAGTTAACTCCTCTCCCCTCCATAACTGATTAAATGAGAATTTTGGGAAGAAGGATCGATTGAGATATAATTATTCCTGAATTGTTACTGGTGTAGAGAGAGGTATAATattaaagaaaagagagagaagaagaccCATGGAATGAAAATTGAGAATGGAGGTTGGATTTGGAACGCCTATTTTATTTACCAATCACCAATCTCTTTTTAATTAAGCGGCTGGCACGCCACTTTTATTACTTAGAAACTAGCAATTTATTAATGGTGCATTGCCAtttaatatattagttttaattaaatcctaaacctAACCATATTTAATTAAGTGAGTGGGTTGAAGCTGGGCTGAGCTGGGCCTGAGCCGGGCTTGGGCTGGGGCTGGGGCTGGGCTGCTAGCGAGCCTGGTGCAGAGTCGGTCCTGGGTTTACAAATAGGCGTAAATGGAGCTCGTTACACTCAACAAGCCCAGCCCAAGCCCGTTCCATTTCTCTGACGAGCCTGGCCTGGGCCGAGCTGGGCTGGGCCAGCCCGGCCCAGTTGACAACTCTactcaaatttataattttgtttaatgaTCTAGCACttagtagtagtactccatGATACTCCATTTCAATATTACGcatataatactagtac
It contains:
- the LOC121760021 gene encoding PHD finger-like domain-containing protein 5A, with the protein product MAKHHPDLIMCRKQPGIAIGRLCEKDDGKCVICDSYVRPCTLVRICDECNYGSFQGRCVICGGVGISDAYYCKECTQLEKDRDGCPKIVNLGSAKTDLFYERKKYGFKKR
- the LOC121769257 gene encoding histone H4 — protein: MSGRGKGGKGLGKGGAKRHRKVLRDNIQGITKPAIRRLARRGGVKRISGLIYEETRGVLKIFLENVIRDAVTYTEHARRKTVTAMDVVYALKRQGRTLYGFGG